A window of Sphaeramia orbicularis chromosome 8, fSphaOr1.1, whole genome shotgun sequence genomic DNA:
AAATCTGTTATCGATGGTGATATCCCAAAGACAGCCGAAAATACAGCTGATGCAGTAGGTACTGCACTGAAAGCTCTGGAATGTTTTCATGAATGTGAGAAAGCAGCTGAAGCAGATATGGAAAATCCAAACAGCTCATGGTTTTTTTCTGACGTTGAGGTCGGATCCAGGTTGCTTACGCTGATTTCATCATTGGAAGTGTTTTCTAACAAAACTAATGGCCATGCGGAATTTATGAAGTACCTGGTAACAGATTACATTCCTGGCGGAGTTAAAGAACCATGGGAACCATTTCACGGTCCTTTGAAAGAACTATACAAGACAATGCAAGGTGCACTGGAATGGATTTCAGGAGATTTCAGTTACTACCAGACAGACATTGATGAGGATGAAGGGACCTCTGCAGGCACTGAAGAGAAGATAAACCATTCATGGAAATGGCTGGCCAAAAAATTTAGTGCATCTGGCAAGTACTTCACTGCATCAAGTCCACTTCTACAACAGGGGCAGTCAATCCCTGCCAGTTTAACACCCTTCCAAAAACGCATGATTATTTATCGTCTTGATGGGGGCAATGTAATATCCACCCTCGACAAGCTAACGGAACAGAAGGATGCAGAATGTCTTCTGGAGAACATCCTTTCTCTCTACCCTAGCAATCCAATAAAGGCCAAATTTCATCAAAGGGATATCGTTAATTACATAATCACCCACATCGCTTTGAACTGCCTTTCACCACAGTCAGAAAAGGTAGCCTCTCTGAAGGACCTACAGGCACTCTGTCAACAGTTCCCAACTGATAAAAAGAAATGTCATCCAAGTGTCCTGTCCCTGCTTACCTTGCTGTTTTGGCCAGAAGATCATGACACAGATAATGAGAAGGAAGCCAAATTTGAAATCATCCAGTCAGCTGTTGACCACCTGAAAAAATGGTACCAGACCAAGATGAAGGACATTCCTCAGGAAAAGAGAAGGATTTACACCCACTTCTTTCTTGGCAGTGGCAGTGGATTGGATAAATTTATCCTCAGGAGAAAATTTGAATGCTTCAGTGCAGAAGCATTCAAAATGCCTGAGATACTGAAGTGTGTTTCGGGATGGACCAAAGATGGACAAGTGTATCTTGAGGGGCCACGGAAAAAGAAGTTAAATATCCTTCCTCTTTATGTACCTTCAGTACCCCACAGTAATGAAAACATCACCTTCTACCTAGGCTTTACGGACAGAGGCCCTGTTGCCTACAACATTACTGTGAAAAAATAGTTCATCTTTGACCAATGATGTTGTCACAGAGAGCTGCGTGTCATGTAGAAATCTAATCCTTACAGTATTAAAACCATAACATAAGGTGTAGAGATCCATCCAGAAGACACAAACCTTCAGAGTAGCGGTTCAAAGTTTAAGAGCCAAAATCTAAACGTATACATGTATACTaaacatatacattttttaatattgctgtgcgataaattattgtatgctgtgcatactataggtgttttgttttattgtattatttttacattaCTTAGCTTTGACATATTTAGGCATCGGCCAGGTCAGACTGCTTAGGTCAGTCCACGCTAAGCCAGAGAACATGTTAACTTATGACAGACTTGTTCATTATGCAGCACAAAACAATGCAGGAAAAAGATTGTGTCCACACCCAAATAACTCCAATCAATCTTCTACTTATGATAAATGTACTATGGCACCAGAGAACCACTTTGACTGTGCAAGAGATGGAGTTCTCAGCCAAAAAGAGTGCGAAGACAGAGGCTGCTGCTGTGCCCCTCTGCCTGACACTGCAGGACCACCTTGGTGCTTCTATCTTCATTTGTACCCTGGTTACATCATGGGTCCCCTCAGTCCCACCAGGAGAGGACAGGCGTCCACTCTGACCCGTGCCAAACCCTCCTATCTGCCCAAAGACATCTCCACTCTCCACCTAGAAGTCATAGAAGATTCTGCAGGCTGTTTACACCTGACTGTGAGTAATACTTtacatacatgaatgaatgaatgtcattGTATATATGCAATAAAACTGAGAGAGCTATCCTTAACTTGGATGAAGAGAAAAACAACATAGCCTACATCTAAAAagaccagtaaaaataaatagtaacctgaataaaaaacagtaagaaaaaagttttattcatttgtcacaacaaaagaataaaaagtttaattgaacttttttatCTTTCAGGTAAAGGACCCGTCATATCCATGGTATGAAGTACAGCTTCCAGGTGAACCTCATTCAGGTGCTCACGGAAAAACTGATTCCCAGGACACTTTCTATCACACTGAATTCCACCCTGACCCATTTGGGTTTATTGTATGGCGAAAATCCAATGGAAGAGTAATGTGAGTATTTCTCCTatgtttttatgaattatttaatgtacatttttttcagtCCTAGTATTTCCATTTCAGCAGCCTGTTTGATCATGTTTGTTTGGCATGTGGTCATTGTTTTTTGTCACTCCTCCATACAGTTCAAGaagtttttcattttctgtttttatgtctgtAATGTGTTATACCTGTCCATGTGAGCAATGAATTTCACTCTCATTTAGACTACTCAACTCCTTTTTATATTTTCAATActcatttatttcacttaacattCTGTGTGATAAATGTTGTTTTATTTGATCAATATATTTTGTGTAAACAGGCTTAAAACGACCATGTGACTCACCCTATATGAAGATATATTCAGTCACGTTATGTGTGTTTTCTTCCTTTTGTCTGTCCAGTGTGAACACTACAGTTTCTCCTCTGCTGTTTGCTGACCAGTACCTGCAGCTGTCCACCGCACTGGCCTCCACTTTTGTGTCTGGGCTTGGAGAGCATTACACCTCCCTCCGTCTGGACCTTAACTGGACTTCTCTGACTCTCTGGAACAGAGACATGGCCCCTCATGTAAGTGTACGAATGTTAATACCGTTTTCTGTATTTACTGTGCCATCTAGAAATTCTATATTCATTCTATAGCCAAATAATTTCTGTCTATAGGCTGATGCTAATCTCTATGGCTCCCACCCGTTCTACATAGTTCAAGAGGAGGATGGCTTTGCACATGGAGTTTTCCTGCTTAACAGCAATGCAGTTGGTAAATTGTCCATttaacacaccacacacacacacacatacacacacacacacactatactaGTGCTATTTCTGTTCTTTGTGAATTTCTACAGAGTGTgagtcaattcagttcaattcaatttgatTCATATAGCACCAGTTATAATACCTGATTATCTCAAGGTATGTCACAAATTCAGATCAAAgccttaaaagagtgatatttagctttgtTTAAAtgcaattatgcattttaaaacatttccctgtggtctacataaactgtaaatgctctgcttgggtctgaattattcattaattaaactctacaggtccatcgtCAACCCTAtatctgactaatgacaccagaaaggtcgttttgagcactggccctttaaaagcaaatgagccacttcatgccccaccccctccaggttgttgactgtgctgctctgtcctgttcagccacttgtgtttgttaatgcaaccaataactgaacattttagggaattggctcgaagtttggacatattttcagtatggactacaactgatGCTGCTGATAAATAATTATGGCGTACTGTTCGTTGTTGtcgttcgttggaagtcttgaccttagattttattttttaaaattttatttaacctttatttaaccaggaaaaagatcccattgagattaagaacctcttttccaagggagtcctggcaaAGTGGCAGCATGAAATACACATTGTTAcatcatacagttacaacatacaataatttacaggacaagtcaaactacgaaaaacaagtgcaagtcattgagttattctctatcactttgagtttggatttaaaagcattcaaggagatcaattcagtcagcatatgtgcaaatgtcgtgacataactagttatagatgtaacaatttaagcaggaattaaaacaggttgtagaaatccactttatttttgccaaaatgaatgtaaagatagctttgcagcatctggagggttcaaattcaaacttttggaactattagggtccaaatacacaaataaatgtaccaaagactactAAAAGtgcgtttagcaaaatatgacccctttaaagatcTATATGGAGAGGAAACTTGACAAATCCATCTGGAATAAGCCCAAGGTAACTTCACCTATTAAAGCATGATTAAAAACATGATATTATACAAGggacaataaatacataaatgataaatcagttaagaccAGGTCAAAATAAGCCACAACCCAAGAAGTAAAATGAAGAGAAGTGCATCCAGGCTTAGTACATGATTTAGTAAATCCTTCTGTATAGTCTGCTTGTCTTTCTTTTGTTTAATAAAATTATGAGCAATTTGAAATACTTGTGAAGAATTAAGACCTTCCCTTTATTGTTACAACCCAAGTAAAATCTGTTGAACCTAATTAATCTGCTATGTGAAAAATCAAATGGTATCTTGAATCACCAGTCAGACCAGCTCACTGCAAAATGGGTGTGCTCAGGTGATAGGGTGTTGGCTGAACATCggtttttgggttgtttgcaGAATGTCAGTGACAGAATTGAAAAGGAACCGCTGGACGGACCAGTCGTGAGACAACTGGAAAGAGGGGGAAGGGCTGTTGTCAAGGGTGATTGGAGAGAACACATCACAGTACCACTGCAGACAGGTACGACGCTTCCTCTTAGACTCCAACAGGTCTTCTGCTTcacatttccatatttttttctgttgctgCAGACTTTGCTTTCTGTGAAACAAGCTCACATGCCGTCGTAGGTGCTCAGTGTGTTTGCCATTCCTGTTACCACAGAATAATAGTCAATGGCTGAGCAAGTCTGCAGCTTCCTGTCTGCATTTTTGCACATCACAGTTTCCTGAATTGTGCTCACTGGAGACTTTGCTTTGTTTTTACTGATGACGAGACTGAGTGACTCACATGTAGCCATTTTTTACACATACAGCTTTTGGTGCTAGTTGTTTAATAGTCTAAATATGATATAAAGAGGTTGTAGGTGGAGTCAAAAGAAGTGGATATTTTTTCATTTGATGTTTGTTGATCAGTCTCTTTGATGCAAACTCCATTTATTGAAAGCACAGTAGGTAGTGGAGGCAGGTGTATCAGCTGTGCCGCATTCCCTTAACATTCTCTATCTAAATAACTCTAAATGGTCTGAGATTGTTTAATCCATCAGTTTCTTTCACTTTCTCTGGCAGATCTACGGAAATTCCGCTCCTATAAAGGTGGGTCAGTTCGAGACCTGCTGCGTGCAATGAGAAACAAGGTAAGGGTGTCATGTTAGGCTATATTCCCCCCTTGTATGAATTGGAACAGGTTTGTTCCGTCTGACTGATAATTGTCTTTCGTTCAATAGAAACACCATTACAGAGAGTTGCCTGCTGAGGTCCAGGAGACTCTAGGCTCCATCCCTGATGACTTTGTGTCTTACTTCACATCCCGCTTCCCTCACCTCCTCATGCACACCTACCTGGCCATGCGGACCTGTGCGCCTGAGAGGCCTTTCCTGCCTTACTATTCCACTTCATCGCAGCTTACAAAAACACAGGCCCAGCTCACACACTGTGGGTCACAAAGACAGGATGAACCATGCACACAACACCCAACAAACACATCACCACAACCTGGACAGTCATCACAAGAGGTGCAGGTCTCCACAGCACCTGCTGAAGTGTTACTCCCTTCATCACCTGATTTTCCAGTTCAGACAATAAAGCCAGAAGACTTGCACAGTCAGACTAATGTCTCAGAATCATCTGCAGTTCCTGTCGGGCAAAAAGAATCCAGTCACTCACTGTCAGATGCTCCTGCACTGGACAATGATCCAGTCTGAACCAGACCACAGTTAGTGGACCCAGCACAGACGGGGGGGCATTGCCTTAAAGCATGGACACCAAAGGGACAGTTGCAGTGCTGGTGAGGACCAGGCCTGCAGTGCCTGAGATCCACCAAAGGCATGGCAGCTGCACCCTGAACCAAGTGCCTTCTGCTCTTCTGGTAAACGTTTCCCTGCAGAACCGTCCAGGTCTGTTTCTGCCTTGAAAAGTCACATAACCAACAAGATTTTGTTGGACATTATATTGTAGCTGGACTGTGAAAagtgaatattttattttattttataatgtcCAAACATAGTGTTTATCCCAAAAGTGCCTGGCCTTTATTGTAGGAAACATGTGGATGTTGTTATTTTGGGGGGGTTGGTTTTATTGTGCAATGTTGTATTTCTTGGTGAACTTGTTCACTGCACAGatactgtatgtatatttttgtatagACTGATTCAAAATTTGGATCATTGATGATAAATGTTTAAATGTAGCTacggtgccttttttttttttttttaaagatatcaCTATGCTGTGTGGGTACAGATCGTTTAAATTGACTATGCTAAATGTGATCGATTCCAGTTAATGCTGCTAGACTGCTTCTCTTTTGTCAATCAAGTGACTCGATAAGAGTGGACTGTTCCAAAGATTGTTCACGTTGGCATCTGAATACAGTAGGTAATTGATTCCTCATGATTATGTTGTCAAATAAGAGATGAGGTCATGATGCAAAATGCTTCTGTGTAACTTTTAAAGGGTGTCAAAGTTAATGAAGTTAATGACTTGCACATTAAATtctaatatttttatacttgatTATGTGTGCTCATTGGTCTGTATTCTGGATAATGggttaaatgtgaatattctgagtCTAAAGGAAACTAATACTTCAATCAAAACACTTTTAAATAATTAACACTCACTCCAAGCAGTTCATATCCAGCCAGGGATGAAGACCTCTGGACTGTGTCTGCTATAAAAATATTTTCACCTTTGTCAGGTTGAAGCTGGAGTTCTACTGCCAGCAAGGGTTACTGGGGTCTAATACTCTAGATATATAACAGTATACAGACAAGCATGTATGGATCCACTGCCTGGTCAAAACAGTCTCCAACTATAGTTGTTTAGACCCTCCCTTTGGCTTTGCTTACATGACACTTTGCAGTGGCTTCATTAACGCAATATCACAATAATTAGTTTCTATCCAGTCTTAATTTTTgcccaagatcttgtattgatggttTGAGTTTCAGACCGCTGCTGTCAAGTCTTCTCCGGAATGTTCCAATGATTCTCAGGGGGTTTAGGTCTGGAATCTGTCTCATGGTCCTTGAACTACTCCTTTACAAGCCTGATAAACCCAGTGGATCCTTACATTGTGTAAAATTTATGCTGTGCCAAACTGGTGATTGTTTAAGAAATGtgaagctcctcactgcatcagttagggttaaataatGTGTAACCAGCTCAAACATATTAATCTGTTGGTGGTAGTGATACTTCGTTGTATACTTTTTATTATAATGTCATAATAGCATAAAATCATGATGCAATCTCACAAGAGAAATagcaaagtaaaatgaaatatacagtcgtggaaaaaaattattggaccactccttgttttcttcagtgtcttgttcgttttaatgcctggtacaactaaaggtacatttgtttggacaaatacaatgataacaacaaaaaatagctcataagagtttaatttaagagctgatatgtagccattttccacagttttcttgataataaccaaaatcactttagttcaagCTATGGCTAGCTATCACTTCATCAAAAGCTATGGcgttgtactgtcaaaaacagtgcttgtaggcattccatgttttcttttcggtctgttttcgtcacatgatacacacagtacttgattgcataaccattttttttgatgacttttgatggtctattaattttttctgtgactgtaaatatGTCAAGACATTCAACAACAAAATAAGTTGTCAGACAGTGACGGTACTGTCTGGACATGCCTGGGATGTAATGATGGGGAAATTACACAAACCTGTTGGTGTAAAATGAGGATTATGTCAGAGGAAGTACAAGTTAGAAGGCCAAAGGGACAGTGAGTTGGTATAAAAGGGGATGCAGAACAGTACTGTTTACCTGCAGTTCATGATCTGGACTCTGCTTTTATTTTAGATTTAGACAAGGGAAGCACACAAAACaggcttttacatttttgtttaggGTGGGGACTTGTACTGTACTTTTCGCATTTTGCTATGGTTTAATTACATGCTGTCAAATGCACTATaccccccctccccacacacacacacacacacacacacacacacacacacacacacacacactgacactcacATTTAGTTGCATTTTTCCAGCATCTTCCAACAGTAAAATACAAATTATCATAATGCATaaaattataaaatgtaaatttgttgcacattgtcattatatttgcACACAGATCACTTTCTAACAGGGTTGCAGACTAGTTCTCCTGGGGTGGGGGCATTTCAGTGTTAGATTCAAGGGGCAGCTGTTACCCTGTATATGAGTGGGGGTGTCCATTTGACGGATCTGCGATCAGTTCCATTTCCTGGTAAAGTGAAACTGTGGGCTCAGACGGTTCGTGCAGCAGTCGGAGATGCAGCTCTGATAGAAGAACTCGATTGAAGATTAAAACTATTTGGAATCAGTCTACCAAAACCAGAGGGAGGACGTGCTGTGGATGTCCTGTGGGTTTTACACAAGGTGAGACGTGCTGTTTTCGCTGATGTGTTATATGGTTCTTAAACGCAGACTGATCTGATGTCAGGCCCGTGATTTTCTGCGTcgaaaaaaagtgagttttttctaAACAAAACCGAGACTGAAATTCGTTTTCGGTCGTCGTCTAAGCCTATGATAAAGGAGTATTCGTGAGTATGTCGAAGGCAGTGTTTTCTCCTCCCTTTATTGAAGAGTTTTGTTAATTTCTCACgagtctttatttttatgttcgatttttcaataaaatattttcagttttaaccATGTTAATAGttttaatgtacattatatatgtcATACGTTATCACTTCAAATTCCAATTTATAAATCAatgaaaattacactgacaaaatGTTCTAGTTGTGAActctttatttttaataaaatatattcagttaCATGGTTAACTACATCACACAGGAAGTGTTCACGCGCGCCTCTGAAATGCTCACGAATGATCATGACTGTCAGTATGTACCAGTGAAAAGTCATGTTAGACATATTAATATGAACTACAGTGTTCATTCACACTATATTAGATTCAGAAGGAGAAAAATCATTGAGGTGGAAGTGTCAATTTTGGATCTTGTCTCATACAATATATGATCATATTGTAGAATTTTCAGAATTTCTGTAATCCCTAACACATGTTCTAACTCCACCAGTGTTAGTGTAGATAAGGACTGGAGCCACACCTCTAAGCATTTCTGTGCcagatgatatatatatatatatatatatatatatatatatatatatatatatatatatatatatttttttttttttttttttttttttttttttttttttacagtgtggtcacTTGTATTTCATATTTCTAAAGCACTTAAAAGTGTTTTTGCATGTGCATAGCCTTGGCAAACTGTagtcttattttattaattactacaTGCAGGGGTCAAACTGGTGAAAAACCATCACTTTCTAAATGTAATGTAACACTCATCAACACACTGTACCATAAGTGACCCTTATTTCTCTTCTGTCCATGCAGGATGAAAAAATCATGGATTATGGTGTTATGTTCATTATATTTTAACACAACATTAAatacaaatcatgtattttacatgATATACAGAGGACTATATTTTTAGACACTTTTATGAGTTCACACACTGTATTATAGGGTGACATTATACAGCTTCACAGcatagtaagtttttcttaagcTCCCTTGTTTATCCTCTTGATATCACATGTTTCTTTTTGTCCTGTGTTAAAATGCTTACCCAGCTAATTCTTATCTCACCCTTCCTCATAAACTATAAAACTCTACTGGGGGCGCTATAGAGCAGTTTCAGCACCAGTTACTATTTTTATCAGCACTGCTCGGGGTAAGAGGGGACACGAGAGAGAAATGAGACCTACTAAGACCTCAAGACACCTCTGCCAGACTTTACCATCAGTATGCAGTTTTGATTAAGCCAAATACCCAtagaaataacataataatacacagTGCCTGCCTGGGGATGTGCAGGGTTCAGATGCAGTACTCACTGCTTAAGTTTATGTTGAGTTCATGTTCATGTGCTGTGTTTCCTCTCCTCTGTTGATTAGCAAACATCTCATCTACACCATCTTCTCTCCTCTTCAAGATGAAACCAAGTATTTCCCATTTCATTTGTTTCAATACATCATAAATAGGGTTCTCCATTCTCTCAGACTGATGACATGAGGAGAGTGAGTCATATTTGAGTTAAATATGGCATACAAGAGCCCAACAAACAAAATAGCATGCACAACACTTCAGAAAACAAAGTGTTGCCTCATATCAGCTGAATTCACGTCACTTAAACTAGTCCATTCTGGACTACATCCCAGGGAGACTAAGTATAAACACAACAATACAAATGCAGACAAGGCCTCACTGGATCTATTCCAAACTTAAAACCACTGTGGTCACATGAGTTAAACTACTGTGCAGTGATTATCCCATCAATGGGAGCAGTAGTTTACAATGTTGTACTGACGTGTTTTTtctgtcatgtcttttttttctgttttggaccTCAATATCCTTCTAACCAAAAAGCCTagaacacacaaaccaaacactgcCTTTTGCATTTTCAGCAACCACCATAGGGGAAGGTGAGACTATTGATTgtacaacgtgatatcatgactcctGTAAAtatatacaccacttttaattgggaTGTTATCTGtttgcattataagctttccatgtgtatgttcacgccatgtcaaataccacacactgaggcttagggttatgtgaactggagattttGTTGTAAATTGCCAAGCAATCACATGtcgttgaataacatgcaaaaagtagaaaatgcgtatgtatagcatgccaaatgccataagaactggcgtgacatagaacatgatttcatgagctcagtctgacTGTATAAAAATAGTGAACAAAACCATCAGAGATGTCAACCATTGAGTTGTGTTGGCCTTGAGATGCTCAACGTGGCCACTGACATGTTTTTTTGGAAACAAATGCCCATATGTGGATGAGGAGGGTTGAGTTGGAGAAGAACAAGTGGTGAAAACAAAACCTACTAAAAACGCTGACCATATCAATTAACAATATAATGGTAATGCCATCAAGTAATTTTGTTTATGTGATAAATGTTAAAACATACAGTTATGTTTAAGTATGTGTAGGATGTCCATCAAAGTTgtgaaatgtattaaaatgttTTACATGAGCTAATTAGCAGAATATCTGTCAGCAGGCAcgtgcacacatagggcccaaagggggcttgagcccctgccctttttgcctcgtagaaaaagtgccctttttacttttaaaaagtaaataaattccgGTTCTGTATaagaatgtaaaagaaaacagctgtataaaaacaccacggttatctaccgtacacatttccttgtaatagcgcgTCATGGTATTGGATGTGTGTTGAGTCTGATGCcgcttctctgtccgctgtctctcactgaggggcggggcttccccatgCTGCATGCTCACACGCttgtccagagagagagagagagagagagagagcaagagaagtACAAGCCGTGGTCACATCTCCACTGTGTAGTTACTGCACAGATGAGACGGGAGAGTGGATTGACTTCAACCTTTGTGGcttatcaaccccccccccccccaacattacttgaatgtattgaatcacAGCGGAAACAGAATCATTCACTCGGCttgattttactgacaatttacatttgtttctagAGTTTGTTGTGCCTTTGCTACTGTGAATGTTTCTAcagtaggaacaggaaactcaaacagcagtcacagtaggactattttatgtgcagcctgtactattttttttaaatgaaagctgtgttaatgtgcaccttgggaaaaatatcatattagcattagcttacGAGTTTGGAA
This region includes:
- the LOC115423641 gene encoding uncharacterized protein LOC115423641, encoding MLTYDRLVHYAAQNNAGKRLCPHPNNSNQSSTYDKCTMAPENHFDCARDGVLSQKECEDRGCCCAPLPDTAGPPWCFYLHLYPGYIMGPLSPTRRGQASTLTRAKPSYLPKDISTLHLEVIEDSAGCLHLTVKDPSYPWYEVQLPGEPHSGAHGKTDSQDTFYHTEFHPDPFGFIVWRKSNGRVIVNTTVSPLLFADQYLQLSTALASTFVSGLGEHYTSLRLDLNWTSLTLWNRDMAPHFKRRMALHMEFSCLTAMQLNVSDRIEKEPLDGPVVRQLERGGRAVVKGDWREHITVPLQTDLRKFRSYKGGSVRDLLRAMRNKKHHYRELPAEVQETLGSIPDDFVSYFTSRFPHLLMHTYLAMRTCAPERPFLPYYSTSSQLTKTQAQLTHCGSQRQDEPCTQHPTNTSPQPGQSSQEVQVSTAPAEVLLPSSPDFPVQTIKPEDLHSQTNVSESSAVPVGQKESSHSLSDAPALDNDPV